Within the Cupriavidus malaysiensis genome, the region CGGTGCCCGGCATGGGCGCGGGCGACGCCGTGGCGGCCATCGAAGCCGCCCACGCCGCGCTGCCGGGCTGGAAGGGGCGCACCGCCAGGGAACGGGCGGCCGTGCTGCGCCGCTGGTTCGAACTGATCCTGCAGCACGAGGAAGACCTGGCGCTCATCATGACGCGCGAGCAGGGCAAGCCCTTGCACGAGGCGCGCGGGGAAGTGCGCTATGCCGCCTCCTTCGTCGAGTGGTTCGGCGAGGAGGCCAAGCGTCTCTACGGCGAGGTGATCCCGTCGCCGGCGGCCGACAAGCGGCTGGTGGTGGTGCGCGAGCCGATCGGCGTGTGCGCCGCCATCACGCCGTGGAACTTCCCCGCCGCGATGATCGCGCGCAAGGCCGCGCCGGCACTTGCCGCCGGCTGCACGATGGTGGTCAAGCCAGCCAACGAGACACCCTTCAGCGCGCTGGCGCTGGCCGAGCTGGCGCTGCGCGCAGGCGTGCCGGCCGGCGTGCTGAATGTCATCACCGGGGACGCCGTCGCCATCGGCAGCCAGCTGAGCGGCCATGCCCATGTGCGCAAGCTCTCCTTCACCGGCTCCACGCCGGTCGGGCGGCTGCTGATGCAGCAATGCGCGGGCACGGTGAAGAAGGTTTCGCTCGAACTGGGCGGCAATGCGCCCTTCATCGTCTTCGAGGATGCGGACGTCGACGCGGCGGTCGAAGGCGCGTTGCAGGCCAAGTAC harbors:
- a CDS encoding NAD-dependent succinate-semialdehyde dehydrogenase: MMQLNDKALFRQQAMLGGEWTDAADGATVAVHDPASGALLGTVPGMGAGDAVAAIEAAHAALPGWKGRTARERAAVLRRWFELILQHEEDLALIMTREQGKPLHEARGEVRYAASFVEWFGEEAKRLYGEVIPSPAADKRLVVVREPIGVCAAITPWNFPAAMIARKAAPALAAGCTMVVKPANETPFSALALAELALRAGVPAGVLNVITGDAVAIGSQLSGHAHVRKLSFTGSTPVGRLLMQQCAGTVKKVSLELGGNAPFIVFEDADVDAAVEGALQAKYRNAGQTCVCVNRFYVHDTVYDRFVDRFVAKVAALRVGSGLEPDSEIGPLISGRAVGKVSELVADAVAKGATVALGGGLHAAGGQFFQPTVLTGVSPGMRVLDEEIFGPVAAIVRFHAESEVVRMANDTIYGLAAYFYSRDIARVWRVAERLEYGMVGINTGLISNEVAPFGGIKQSGLGREGSRHGIEDYLEMKYLCMAL